DNA sequence from the Cytophagia bacterium CHB2 genome:
TGCCGAACGGGTGAGTGTTTGATAGGGATCGTTTGCACGGCGCAAACGAAAAGAAGAAGGCCGCGATTGCCGGTCACAGCGGCGAAAACAGGCAATCGTTCCCGCATGAACCAACCACTGGCGTGAGCGGCTAAATGATAAAATCAAAACACAAGCAGTGGAAAATCCCACGGCCGGGCCGTGGGAAATCATTGCGCTTCAATTATTATTGACTTGCTGTTTCGGCGGCTCGATTTTTTCCTGCTCGTCGGAGCTGCTGGCCGCTTTTTTGAATTCGCGGATGCCCTGGCCAAGGCCGCGGGCGAGTTCCGGCAGTTTTTTCGCGCCAAACAGCACGAGCACGATGATGAGGATGACGATTAATTCTTGTGGGCCAGGCATGGCAAACCTCCTAAAATTTCAATGCAAT
Encoded proteins:
- a CDS encoding twin-arginine translocase TatA/TatE family subunit gives rise to the protein MPGPQELIVILIIVLVLFGAKKLPELARGLGQGIREFKKAASSSDEQEKIEPPKQQVNNN